A section of the Streptococcus oriscaviae genome encodes:
- the ruvB gene encoding Holliday junction branch migration DNA helicase RuvB, producing MTRILDNELMGDEEYVERTLRPQKLNEYIGQDKVKDQLKIFIEAAKLRDEALDHTLLFGPPGLGKTTMAFVIANELGVNIKQTSGPVIEKAGDLVALLNDLEPGDVLFIDEIHRMPMAVEEILYSAMEDFYIDIMIGTGEASRSVHLDLPPFTLIGATTRAGMLSNPLRARFGITGHMEYYELDDLTEIVERTADIFEMEITHEAAIELARRSRGTPRIANRLLKRVRDFAQIMGNGLIDDTITDKALTMLDVDREGLDYVDQKILRTMIEMYGGGPVGLNTLSVNIAEERETVEDMYEPYLIQQGFLMRTRTGRVATAKAYEHLGYPYREEK from the coding sequence ATGACTAGAATTTTAGACAATGAATTGATGGGCGATGAGGAGTATGTTGAGCGTACCCTGCGTCCGCAGAAATTAAATGAATACATCGGCCAGGACAAGGTTAAGGACCAGTTGAAAATCTTCATCGAGGCGGCTAAGCTCCGGGATGAAGCCCTGGACCACACCCTGCTGTTTGGCCCTCCAGGTCTGGGGAAGACGACCATGGCCTTTGTCATTGCCAACGAACTGGGGGTTAATATCAAGCAGACCAGCGGTCCTGTTATTGAAAAGGCAGGCGATTTGGTGGCCCTTCTCAATGATTTGGAGCCTGGCGATGTCCTTTTTATTGATGAAATCCACCGCATGCCCATGGCTGTGGAAGAAATTCTCTACTCTGCCATGGAGGATTTCTACATTGACATCATGATTGGAACTGGCGAAGCCAGCCGCTCGGTCCATTTGGATTTGCCGCCTTTCACTTTGATAGGAGCGACAACGCGTGCGGGCATGCTATCCAATCCTCTGCGGGCCCGCTTTGGCATCACCGGTCACATGGAATATTATGAGCTGGATGATTTGACCGAGATTGTGGAGCGGACTGCCGACATCTTTGAGATGGAGATTACCCATGAAGCGGCCATTGAGTTGGCCCGTCGTTCGCGGGGCACGCCTCGGATTGCCAATCGCCTTCTCAAGCGGGTGCGGGATTTTGCCCAGATTATGGGCAATGGCCTGATTGACGATACCATTACCGACAAGGCCCTGACCATGCTGGATGTGGACCGTGAGGGTCTGGACTATGTGGACCAGAAGATTCTCCGCACCATGATTGAGATGTATGGCGGTGGTCCCGTTGGACTCAACACCCTGTCGGTCAATATCGCCGAGGAGCGCGAAACGGTGGAGGACATGTACGAGCCCTACCTGATTCAGCAGGGCTTTCTCATGCGGACACGGACAGGGCGGGTTGCGACAGCCAAGGCCTACGAGCACTTGGGTTATCCCTATAGGGAGGAAAAATAA
- the purB gene encoding adenylosuccinate lyase — protein MINRYSRPEMAAIWSEENKYKAWLEVEILADEAWAELGEIPKEDVALIREKATFDIDRILEIEEETRHDVVAFTRAVSESLGEERKWVHYGLTSTDVVDTAYGYLYKQANDIIRRDLENFTNIIADKAREHKYTIMMGRTHGVHAEPTTFGLKLATWYSEMKRNMERFDVAAKGVEAGKISGAVGNFANIPPFVEAYVCEKLGIRPQEISTQVLPRDLHAEYFSALALIATSIERMATEIRGLQKSEQREVEEYFAKGQKGSSAMPHKRNPIGSENMTGLARVIRGHLVTAFENVALWHERDISHSSAERIITPDTTILINYMLNRFGNIVKHLTVFPENMKRNMESTFGLIYSQRVMLSLIEKGMTREEAYDLVQPKTAQSWDNQVDFKPLLEADERVTAKLTQAEIDELFNPDYYAKRVDEVFERLGL, from the coding sequence ATGATCAATCGTTATTCCCGCCCTGAGATGGCGGCTATTTGGAGTGAAGAAAACAAGTACAAGGCCTGGCTGGAGGTGGAAATCCTCGCAGACGAGGCCTGGGCTGAGCTGGGTGAAATTCCCAAGGAAGATGTGGCGCTGATTCGTGAGAAGGCGACCTTTGATATTGACCGGATTTTGGAGATTGAGGAGGAGACCCGTCATGATGTGGTGGCCTTCACCCGTGCGGTTTCAGAAAGTCTTGGCGAGGAGCGCAAGTGGGTCCACTACGGTCTGACCTCGACCGACGTGGTGGATACAGCTTACGGCTACCTTTACAAGCAGGCCAACGACATTATCCGCCGTGACCTTGAAAACTTCACCAACATTATCGCCGACAAGGCGCGTGAGCACAAGTACACCATTATGATGGGCCGTACCCACGGTGTCCATGCGGAGCCAACGACCTTCGGATTGAAACTGGCCACTTGGTACAGCGAAATGAAGCGCAATATGGAGCGTTTTGATGTGGCTGCCAAAGGTGTGGAAGCTGGTAAAATTTCTGGTGCCGTGGGCAATTTTGCCAATATTCCTCCATTTGTGGAGGCCTACGTCTGTGAAAAATTGGGCATCCGTCCGCAGGAGATTTCCACCCAAGTCCTTCCCCGTGACCTTCACGCAGAATACTTCTCAGCCCTGGCTCTGATTGCAACGTCCATCGAGCGGATGGCGACAGAAATCCGCGGCCTGCAAAAATCTGAACAACGCGAAGTCGAAGAGTATTTCGCCAAAGGCCAAAAAGGCAGCTCTGCCATGCCCCATAAACGCAACCCTATCGGCTCTGAGAATATGACCGGTCTTGCCCGCGTTATCCGCGGCCACCTCGTCACGGCTTTTGAAAATGTAGCCCTCTGGCACGAACGCGACATTTCGCATTCGTCTGCGGAGCGCATCATAACGCCGGATACGACAATTCTTATTAACTACATGCTCAACCGCTTCGGCAATATTGTGAAGCATCTGACCGTCTTCCCTGAAAACATGAAGCGCAATATGGAGTCGACCTTTGGGCTCATTTACAGCCAGCGTGTCATGCTCAGTCTGATTGAAAAAGGGATGACCCGTGAAGAAGCCTATGATTTGGTACAGCCAAAGACCGCGCAGTCCTGGGATAATCAAGTGGACTTCAAGCCTCTCCTTGAAGCAGATGAGCGCGTGACAGCCAAACTGACTCAGGCAGAGATTGACGAACTCTTCAATCCGGATTACTATGCCAAGCGGGTAGATGAAGTCTTTGAGCGACTAGGATTATAA
- the purK gene encoding 5-(carboxyamino)imidazole ribonucleotide synthase: protein MNSSKTIGIIGGGQLGQMMAISAIYMGHKVISLDPAADCPASKVSEVIVAPYHDVEALRQLAERCDVLTYEFENVDADALDAVIKEGQLPQGTDLLRISQNRIFEKDFLAKKAGVAVAPYKVVTSSLDLEHLDLSKRYVLKTATGGYDGHGQVVIQSATSVLQASKLANSAECVLEEFVTFDMEISVLVSGNGSAFTVFPVQENIHRNNILSKTIVPARISDELSQKAQAMALQIAEKLDLSGTLCVEMFVAGNDILVNEIAPRPHNSGHYSIEACNFSQFDTHILGVLGLPLPPIKLHAPAVMLNILGQHMEKAQTFVQENPSAHLHLYGKLEAKHNRKMGHVTLFADDAAEFGEGMDW from the coding sequence ATGAACTCATCTAAAACAATCGGAATTATCGGCGGTGGCCAGCTGGGCCAGATGATGGCCATTTCTGCCATTTATATGGGGCACAAGGTCATTAGCCTTGACCCAGCCGCGGACTGCCCGGCCTCCAAGGTCAGCGAAGTCATCGTCGCTCCCTACCACGATGTAGAGGCTCTTCGACAACTAGCCGAGCGCTGCGATGTTTTGACCTACGAATTTGAAAATGTAGATGCAGACGCCTTGGATGCGGTCATCAAAGAAGGCCAGCTTCCTCAAGGAACAGACCTGCTCCGCATTTCTCAAAACCGTATTTTTGAAAAGGACTTTTTAGCGAAAAAAGCCGGAGTTGCTGTCGCTCCCTATAAGGTGGTTACCTCAAGCCTGGATCTTGAACATCTGGACTTATCCAAGCGCTATGTCCTCAAGACGGCAACCGGCGGCTATGACGGTCACGGTCAGGTGGTCATCCAGTCGGCAACCTCCGTCCTTCAGGCCAGCAAATTGGCCAATTCAGCCGAGTGCGTCTTGGAAGAGTTTGTCACCTTTGATATGGAAATTTCGGTTCTGGTATCCGGCAACGGCTCTGCCTTTACGGTCTTCCCTGTCCAGGAAAATATCCACCGCAACAACATCCTTTCCAAAACCATCGTGCCTGCCCGCATCTCTGATGAGCTGTCGCAAAAGGCCCAAGCCATGGCCCTGCAAATCGCAGAAAAATTGGACTTATCAGGCACCCTCTGCGTTGAAATGTTTGTCGCCGGTAACGACATTTTGGTCAATGAGATTGCCCCGCGGCCTCACAATTCAGGCCACTATTCCATTGAGGCCTGCAATTTCTCCCAATTCGATACCCATATTCTGGGCGTACTGGGCCTGCCCCTGCCGCCAATCAAGCTGCACGCGCCGGCTGTCATGCTCAACATTCTCGGCCAGCACATGGAAAAAGCTCAGACCTTTGTTCAAGAAAACCCTAGCGCCCACCTCCACCTTTATGGTAAACTAGAAGCCAAGCACAACCGCAAAATGGGGCATGTGACCCTCTTTGCCGATGACGCCGCAGAGTTTGGGGAAGGGATGGATTGGTAG
- the purE gene encoding 5-(carboxyamino)imidazole ribonucleotide mutase yields the protein MNPIISIIMGSKSDWATMKKTADLLDQFGVAYEKKVVSAHRTPDLMFKHAQEARARGIKVIIAGAGGAAHLPGMVAAKTTLPVIGVPVQSRALSGVDSLYSIVQMPGGVPVATMAIGEAGATNAALTALRILSIEDAAIAEKLAVFAAEQGEIAEASTDELI from the coding sequence ATGAATCCAATTATTTCCATCATTATGGGGTCCAAGTCGGATTGGGCGACCATGAAAAAGACAGCTGACTTACTAGACCAATTTGGCGTAGCTTATGAAAAGAAGGTTGTTTCTGCCCACCGCACGCCCGATCTCATGTTCAAGCATGCCCAAGAAGCACGCGCTCGCGGCATCAAGGTCATCATCGCAGGCGCAGGCGGTGCAGCTCACCTGCCCGGCATGGTAGCAGCTAAGACAACCTTGCCGGTCATCGGCGTGCCAGTCCAATCCCGCGCTCTCAGCGGAGTAGACTCGCTCTACTCCATCGTCCAAATGCCGGGCGGTGTGCCAGTAGCGACCATGGCCATTGGTGAAGCGGGTGCTACCAACGCTGCTTTAACAGCCCTGCGTATCTTGTCCATCGAAGATGCAGCTATTGCAGAAAAACTAGCAGTCTTTGCGGCTGAGCAGGGAGAAATTGCGGAGGCTTCAACAGATGAACTCATCTAA
- a CDS encoding DUF523 domain-containing protein produces MENRQACVLVSACLLGENCKYNGGNNYNQAVVDFVADKAVLPVCPEVAGGLPVPRKPVEIVGGSVRDADGKSYDSAFQLGIAKTLESIEGQDIELAILQSRSPSCGLKQIYDGTFSGQKVAGSGLFAQALQAKGYQVVDAEDIK; encoded by the coding sequence TTGGAAAATAGACAGGCCTGTGTTCTCGTTAGTGCCTGCCTGCTCGGAGAAAATTGCAAGTACAACGGAGGCAACAATTACAATCAGGCTGTTGTTGATTTTGTTGCTGACAAAGCTGTCCTACCCGTCTGCCCAGAGGTTGCAGGCGGTCTGCCTGTTCCGAGAAAGCCGGTAGAGATTGTTGGCGGAAGTGTCCGGGACGCGGACGGAAAATCCTATGACAGCGCCTTTCAGCTGGGCATTGCCAAGACGCTTGAAAGTATCGAAGGACAAGACATCGAACTGGCTATTTTGCAATCCAGAAGCCCGTCCTGCGGCCTTAAGCAAATCTATGACGGAACGTTTTCGGGTCAGAAGGTTGCAGGCAGCGGCTTATTTGCTCAAGCCCTGCAAGCAAAGGGCTATCAGGTAGTTGATGCAGAAGATATAAAGTGA
- the purD gene encoding phosphoribosylamine--glycine ligase: MKLLVVGSGGREHAIAKKLLESDRVSQVFVAPGNDGMTLDGLDLVSLGIDEHEALIAFAKKNDIAWTFVGPDDALAAGLVDDFEAAGLKAFGPSKRAAELEWSKDFAKQIMVKYGVPTASYATFSDFEAAKAYIEEQGAPIVVKADGLALGKGVVVAETVEQAVEAAREMLLDNKFGNSGARVVVEEFLAGEEFSLFALVNGDQYYILPTAQDHKRAYDGDKGPNTGGMGAYAPVPHLPQSVIDESVRTIVQPVLEGMIAEDRPYLGVLYAGLILTDKGPKVIEFNARFGDPETQIILPRLTSDFAQNIDDILHKRPTELTWLQGGVTLGVVVASNGYPLDYEKGAVLPAKTEGDIITYYAGAKFGEKGEALLSNGGRVYMLVTTAGDVSAAQKKIYQELSQQDTSGLFYRTDIGSKALGK; encoded by the coding sequence ATGAAGTTACTCGTTGTTGGTTCAGGCGGTCGTGAGCATGCTATCGCTAAGAAATTGTTAGAATCTGATCGCGTTAGTCAGGTTTTTGTTGCGCCGGGAAATGATGGTATGACTCTGGACGGTCTGGATTTGGTCAGTTTGGGGATAGATGAACACGAGGCTTTGATTGCCTTTGCCAAGAAAAACGACATTGCCTGGACCTTTGTCGGGCCGGATGATGCGCTGGCAGCCGGTCTGGTGGATGATTTTGAAGCGGCAGGTCTTAAAGCTTTTGGGCCGTCCAAGCGAGCGGCCGAGCTGGAGTGGTCCAAGGATTTCGCCAAGCAAATCATGGTCAAATATGGTGTTCCAACGGCTTCCTATGCCACTTTCAGTGATTTTGAAGCAGCCAAAGCCTATATCGAAGAACAAGGCGCTCCTATCGTTGTAAAAGCGGATGGTCTAGCCCTAGGCAAGGGAGTAGTCGTTGCTGAAACAGTGGAGCAAGCGGTGGAAGCTGCCCGCGAAATGCTTTTGGACAACAAGTTCGGCAACTCAGGTGCTCGCGTTGTTGTTGAAGAATTTTTGGCTGGAGAAGAATTTTCTCTCTTTGCCCTTGTCAACGGCGACCAATATTATATCCTGCCGACAGCGCAAGACCACAAGCGGGCTTATGATGGTGATAAAGGGCCAAACACCGGCGGTATGGGAGCTTATGCCCCAGTTCCTCACCTGCCTCAGAGCGTCATTGATGAGTCGGTGAGAACTATTGTCCAGCCTGTTCTTGAAGGCATGATTGCAGAGGACAGACCTTATCTGGGGGTTCTCTACGCAGGCTTAATTTTGACTGACAAAGGCCCAAAAGTTATCGAGTTCAACGCTCGTTTTGGCGACCCTGAAACCCAGATTATCCTACCGCGCTTGACCAGCGATTTTGCCCAAAACATCGACGACATCCTCCACAAACGTCCGACAGAGCTGACTTGGCTGCAAGGCGGCGTAACCCTTGGCGTGGTGGTGGCCTCAAATGGCTACCCCCTCGATTACGAAAAAGGAGCAGTGTTGCCAGCTAAGACAGAAGGCGACATCATCACCTACTATGCAGGAGCTAAGTTTGGAGAAAAGGGCGAAGCCCTGCTGTCTAATGGCGGTCGGGTCTACATGCTGGTCACCACAGCGGGCGATGTTTCAGCTGCGCAGAAAAAAATCTACCAAGAACTATCCCAACAAGACACAAGTGGCCTCTTTTATCGTACAGACATCGGGAGCAAAGCGCTTGGAAAATAG
- a CDS encoding GBS Bsp-like repeat-containing protein → MKKYPTLLLSSSLLLASLVNGGVIQAQTTTTEVRNEPRQTTTIETSLSTPSLTDPTKLHQPIQTQLNGRTLSVFYQRSAEQAGLPIRYAVWSDEQGKDDSKWYDAGQLQTDIDLAQHGTYGSYTIQAYITIDQQDILLGSSSFQRPKPQPTITANVSEKGFLDVRVDNVPESITEIKLPTWSENKGQDDLKWYTATKNADGSYGLRIALSNHKSDTGMYLIHLYGREGEQQPSTMLGHVKFHVEDGHLIKQTPPTLTAAINQPGFIDIQVDNVPESISEVKLPTWSDKNGQDDLKWHLATKQADGSYTVRIALSDHKADTGNYTIHLYGKGESDSKARFLGNTKIGVEDRHLQGIAKPKVTAQAVQPGFLDIRVDNLPDTITEVKLPTWSDKNGQDDLKWHIPSKNADGSYHLRIPLTDHKSDTGNFNIHLYGRSETDSKARFLGNAKITVDKTHYDQPSSPDISTKLTKDGMLEVTVKNLPKTVTHVKLPTWSDNKGQDDLHWYTAKKNEDGTYGLKIALKDHHFDTGTYHIHLYTQETGKEGFSGVGKTEVTVQKQDLPSQQEPSIQLESLNAQTGQYKIVVQESPAGKKIQSVVVATWSTDNQSNLLWREATAKDGRYSVHIQYSDHQGHNGHYQNHVYITYADGSRVGYIAKTVNLTQARQPIHLDTKATSAGVYQATLSNVYDKGTVRFAVWSDKDGQDDLVWYEASQTGERTYTATIPTSNHSGNGTYHIHAYQEQRGQNKGLHSATFKVNNLFYDASSYPTGECTWGVKSQLPWVGPYWGDAKHWVKSAQNAGFTVGTVPRVGSVAVWTGGYYGHVALVTAVQGTYSIQVSESNYMGRRYIGNHRGWFNPTTTSEGAVYYIYGR, encoded by the coding sequence ATGAAAAAATATCCAACACTTTTGCTATCGTCCAGCTTGTTGTTAGCAAGCCTTGTTAACGGGGGTGTCATCCAGGCCCAAACCACAACAACAGAAGTTAGGAATGAGCCTAGACAGACCACCACTATTGAAACAAGTCTTTCTACGCCAAGCTTAACAGACCCAACCAAGCTCCATCAACCGATACAGACCCAGCTCAACGGACGGACACTTTCGGTCTTCTACCAACGTTCCGCTGAGCAAGCAGGACTGCCTATCCGCTATGCTGTTTGGTCAGATGAACAAGGGAAAGACGATAGTAAGTGGTACGATGCAGGTCAACTGCAGACAGACATTGACCTAGCTCAACACGGAACTTACGGTTCCTACACGATTCAAGCCTATATTACCATCGACCAGCAAGACATTCTTCTGGGAAGCAGTTCTTTCCAACGGCCAAAACCGCAGCCAACAATCACTGCCAATGTGTCTGAAAAAGGATTTTTGGATGTTCGGGTAGACAATGTTCCAGAAAGCATCACCGAAATCAAACTACCAACTTGGTCGGAAAACAAAGGGCAAGACGACCTCAAATGGTACACTGCCACAAAAAACGCAGATGGAAGTTATGGTCTGCGCATCGCCTTGTCCAATCACAAATCAGACACGGGGATGTATCTCATTCACCTCTACGGACGAGAAGGAGAGCAGCAGCCGTCCACCATGTTAGGTCACGTTAAATTCCATGTGGAAGACGGACATTTGATCAAGCAGACACCTCCCACTCTAACTGCGGCGATAAACCAACCTGGTTTTATCGATATTCAAGTGGACAATGTTCCAGAAAGCATCTCCGAAGTCAAACTGCCAACTTGGTCAGATAAGAATGGACAAGATGACCTCAAGTGGCACCTTGCCACAAAGCAAGCCGACGGAAGCTACACTGTGCGGATTGCCCTATCTGACCATAAAGCAGATACAGGGAACTATACCATCCACCTCTATGGTAAAGGAGAGTCCGATAGCAAGGCGCGTTTCTTGGGCAACACGAAGATTGGTGTGGAAGACCGTCACCTGCAAGGAATTGCCAAACCCAAAGTTACCGCCCAAGCAGTGCAACCCGGCTTCTTGGATATTCGAGTGGACAATCTCCCCGACACCATCACCGAAGTCAAACTGCCAACCTGGTCAGATAAGAACGGACAAGACGACCTTAAGTGGCACATTCCCAGCAAAAATGCAGATGGCAGCTACCATCTGCGCATCCCCCTTACAGATCACAAATCAGACACAGGAAATTTCAATATCCACCTGTACGGACGAAGTGAAACAGACAGCAAAGCGCGTTTCTTAGGCAATGCCAAGATTACGGTAGACAAAACGCACTACGACCAACCTAGTTCACCAGACATTTCCACCAAGCTGACTAAAGATGGAATGCTGGAGGTTACTGTGAAAAATCTTCCCAAAACTGTCACGCACGTTAAGCTGCCAACCTGGTCGGACAACAAGGGGCAGGATGATTTGCACTGGTATACGGCGAAGAAAAACGAAGATGGGACGTATGGTCTTAAGATTGCTCTTAAAGATCATCACTTCGACACAGGAACCTACCACATCCACCTTTATACGCAGGAAACAGGAAAAGAAGGTTTTAGTGGCGTAGGAAAAACAGAAGTTACCGTCCAAAAACAAGATCTCCCATCTCAGCAGGAGCCATCCATCCAGCTAGAAAGCCTAAACGCTCAAACCGGTCAGTATAAGATCGTCGTCCAAGAAAGCCCAGCTGGAAAGAAAATTCAATCGGTTGTTGTTGCAACCTGGTCTACTGACAATCAAAGCAACCTCCTGTGGCGAGAAGCTACCGCAAAAGACGGCCGTTATTCCGTCCACATCCAGTACTCTGATCATCAGGGACACAACGGCCATTACCAAAACCACGTCTATATTACCTATGCTGATGGCAGCCGAGTCGGCTATATCGCTAAAACGGTTAATTTGACTCAGGCCCGACAGCCTATCCATTTGGACACCAAGGCCACCTCTGCCGGTGTTTATCAAGCGACTCTGTCCAACGTCTATGACAAAGGAACTGTCCGCTTTGCTGTTTGGTCAGATAAAGACGGTCAGGATGACTTGGTTTGGTACGAAGCAAGTCAAACCGGAGAGCGGACTTACACCGCCACCATCCCTACTAGCAACCACAGCGGAAACGGCACTTATCACATCCACGCTTATCAAGAACAGCGCGGCCAAAACAAGGGCCTTCATTCTGCTACTTTCAAGGTCAACAATCTTTTCTACGACGCTTCCAGTTATCCAACTGGCGAGTGTACCTGGGGTGTCAAATCACAGCTCCCTTGGGTCGGCCCTTACTGGGGGGACGCCAAACATTGGGTCAAGTCGGCTCAAAATGCTGGTTTTACAGTCGGAACAGTTCCTAGGGTCGGCTCCGTCGCAGTCTGGACAGGGGGCTATTACGGACATGTCGCCTTGGTAACAGCGGTCCAAGGCACCTACTCGATTCAGGTATCCGAATCAAACTACATGGGCCGACGTTACATCGGCAATCACCGAGGCTGGTTCAATCCGACAACCACCTCCGAGGGAGCGGTTTATTACATCTATGGTAGATGA
- a CDS encoding metal ABC transporter permease: MFEVFLILYLVAFSCSLMGSILVLRNQSMLADALSHSVLLGIVLGFFVSHSLDSPLLMMGASLFGVLSVLGIDALHSRKVNHDAATGLIFSFFFALAVILISLFARNVHLDLDMVLMGEVLFAPLHRVDILGLSIPVALFKSALLLFINATFFAFVYQPLKLFLFDERQARLSGIKVKGLQLLILFLVSLTTVLSFEAIGSMTVIVFLVAPSMVALPWSKSFGQLLFLGLVVALGNVCLGYLLAWTFDLTMSGTCAVVCLLIFCVSHFLKNTLKTKSGK; this comes from the coding sequence GTGTTTGAAGTCTTTCTGATTCTTTATCTGGTTGCCTTCTCCTGCAGTTTAATGGGCTCTATCTTGGTGCTCCGCAACCAGTCCATGTTGGCAGACGCCCTCTCCCACTCTGTCTTGTTGGGAATTGTTCTAGGATTTTTTGTCAGCCATAGCTTAGATTCGCCCCTTTTAATGATGGGAGCCAGTTTGTTTGGGGTGCTGAGTGTGTTGGGGATTGATGCCTTACATAGCCGCAAAGTCAATCATGATGCTGCTACGGGCTTGATTTTTTCATTTTTCTTTGCCTTGGCAGTGATATTGATTTCTCTCTTTGCTCGCAATGTTCATCTGGACTTGGATATGGTGTTGATGGGAGAGGTGCTCTTTGCTCCCTTGCATCGAGTAGACATACTGGGGCTATCTATACCAGTTGCCCTCTTTAAGTCAGCTTTGCTTTTATTCATCAATGCCACTTTCTTTGCTTTCGTGTATCAACCGCTCAAACTTTTTCTCTTTGATGAGCGTCAGGCTCGTCTGTCAGGGATAAAGGTCAAGGGACTGCAATTGCTGATTCTCTTTCTAGTATCCTTAACGACGGTCCTATCTTTTGAGGCTATCGGCTCCATGACGGTTATCGTATTTCTAGTAGCGCCTTCTATGGTAGCTCTGCCTTGGTCAAAATCCTTTGGACAATTGCTCTTTCTGGGGCTTGTTGTGGCTTTGGGAAATGTTTGTTTGGGTTATCTCTTAGCCTGGACCTTTGATTTAACCATGTCCGGAACCTGCGCGGTCGTTTGCTTACTGATTTTTTGCGTCAGCCATTTCTTAAAAAATACCTTGAAAACCAAGTCTGGCAAGTGA
- a CDS encoding metal ABC transporter permease has translation MLDILRDYSFWTVALGTIFLALAASVIGSISVLTKQSLIGDSLGHASYPGVIVSFMVFQSRNPFLLMLGAMLAGYLSYGLVRWICKDGKHSLVNALSLVAASFFGLGMVLKNYIQGHEAFAGASQAGLQTYLFGQAAFIQLDDVGLICLVSLLSLSIFFACYQQYKIFLFDAVFAGLVGVRVKWLERLSMFLMICLIAVGLKLVGAVLMSSFLIAPAVWGLLLGKSYRQTLGLSALIAMGSAFAGTWMSSVVSGLSTGPSIIVCMSVSVLLAFAYVTYVRKENSRV, from the coding sequence ATGCTTGATATTTTACGGGACTATTCCTTTTGGACGGTAGCCTTGGGTACAATTTTTCTGGCGCTAGCCGCCAGCGTGATTGGCAGTATCAGTGTACTGACCAAGCAAAGCCTGATTGGAGATAGCCTGGGGCACGCCTCTTATCCGGGAGTCATCGTTTCGTTTATGGTCTTTCAATCCCGCAATCCCTTCCTTCTGATGTTGGGAGCTATGCTGGCGGGTTATCTCTCTTATGGTCTGGTTCGGTGGATATGCAAAGATGGCAAACATAGCTTGGTCAACGCCCTCTCCCTAGTTGCTGCTTCTTTTTTCGGTCTTGGCATGGTCTTAAAGAATTATATTCAGGGACACGAGGCCTTTGCAGGGGCTAGTCAGGCAGGATTGCAGACCTATTTGTTTGGTCAGGCAGCCTTTATCCAATTGGATGATGTGGGTTTGATTTGCCTCGTATCCCTTCTAAGCCTCAGTATCTTTTTTGCCTGTTACCAGCAGTATAAGATTTTCCTTTTTGATGCCGTTTTTGCGGGTTTGGTGGGCGTAAGGGTGAAATGGTTGGAGCGATTGAGCATGTTTTTGATGATTTGCCTGATAGCGGTGGGGCTCAAGTTGGTCGGGGCGGTATTGATGAGCAGTTTTTTGATTGCTCCGGCGGTCTGGGGCCTACTCTTGGGGAAAAGCTATCGTCAGACCCTCGGCTTGTCGGCTCTAATCGCCATGGGTTCGGCTTTTGCAGGAACTTGGATGAGCTCGGTAGTGTCGGGTTTGTCGACGGGGCCTAGCATCATTGTCTGTATGTCGGTCAGTGTGTTGCTTGCTTTTGCTTATGTCACCTATGTGAGAAAGGAGAACAGCCGTGTTTGA
- a CDS encoding metal ABC transporter ATP-binding protein — protein sequence MTAALTIEGLQVAYGTRTALDAVHLSIPAGSRAAIVGPNGAGKSTLMKAILGLEKPVSGKLELLGQSDNLAQIIEQKVAYIPQSSQVNWQFPATVFEIVLMGRFPHIKGFFRIPSRIDKELTEAALERMNLQDLHHRQIDQLSGGQRQRVFIARALAQEAELYLMDEPLAGIDQLTETIIMDTLKDFQKEGKTSVVIHHDLSTLDTYFDYLIWLNRTIVAAGPMEKVLKADYYQATYEVADQLFLKGKGGLMHA from the coding sequence ATGACCGCAGCTCTGACTATTGAAGGCTTGCAGGTTGCTTATGGAACCAGAACAGCTCTGGATGCCGTCCACCTGTCTATTCCGGCGGGGAGTCGCGCGGCCATAGTTGGGCCAAACGGAGCCGGAAAATCAACTTTGATGAAGGCGATACTGGGCTTGGAAAAGCCGGTTTCTGGCAAATTGGAGTTGCTGGGTCAATCGGACAACTTGGCCCAGATTATTGAGCAAAAGGTAGCCTATATTCCTCAGTCCAGTCAGGTCAACTGGCAGTTTCCGGCTACGGTATTTGAGATTGTCCTTATGGGCCGTTTCCCCCATATCAAGGGCTTTTTCAGGATTCCAAGCCGCATAGACAAGGAGCTAACGGAAGCCGCTCTGGAGCGGATGAATTTGCAGGATTTACACCACAGACAAATTGACCAGCTATCGGGCGGACAACGCCAGCGAGTGTTTATTGCTCGGGCCTTGGCCCAAGAGGCAGAGCTCTATCTGATGGATGAGCCCTTGGCAGGCATTGACCAGCTGACAGAAACCATCATCATGGACACCCTCAAGGATTTCCAGAAAGAAGGGAAGACCTCTGTGGTCATCCACCATGATTTGTCCACCTTGGATACTTATTTTGATTACCTCATCTGGCTCAATCGTACAATTGTAGCAGCAGGGCCAATGGAGAAAGTCTTAAAGGCAGACTATTACCAAGCTACCTATGAGGTAGCTGACCAACTCTTTTTGAAGGGAAAGGGAGGTCTAATGCATGCTTGA